A stretch of Schistocerca americana isolate TAMUIC-IGC-003095 chromosome 3, iqSchAmer2.1, whole genome shotgun sequence DNA encodes these proteins:
- the LOC124606675 gene encoding programmed cell death protein 5 yields the protein MVNISGKICTVTSYCLFCAVGYRIMGDAEFDDMRAKRLGLAHSKYKENEFDNRNAAEEKKREQEEMKNSILSQVLDQSARARLNTLMIGKPEKGRLIEDMIVHMARTGQLMGKLNENGLINIMEKVSERIQRPTTTVKFDRRRAALDDSDDDI from the exons ATGGTGAATATCAGTGGAAAAATTTGTACAGTAACTAGTTACTGTTTGTTTTGTGCAGTGGGATATCGGATTATGGGTGACGCTGAATTTGATGACATGAGAGCGAAGCGCTTAGGTTTAGCGCATTCGAAATATAAA GAAAATGAGTTCGATAATAGGAATGCTGCAGAGGAAAAAAAACGCgaacaagaggaaatgaaaaataGTATTCTTAGCCAAGTCTTGGATCAGTCGGCAAGAGCTCGAC taaatactctGATGATCGGTAAACCAGAAAAAGGTCGCTTAATTGAAGATATGATTGTGCACATGGCAAGGACGGGCCAACTTATGGGAAAGTTAAATGAAAATGGACTCATTAACATAATGGAAAAAGTTAGTGAACGGATTCAGCGACCTACAACAACTGTCAAA tttGATCGACGACGAGCGGCTTTGGATGATTCTGATGATGATATATAA